A portion of the Cydia fagiglandana chromosome 7, ilCydFagi1.1, whole genome shotgun sequence genome contains these proteins:
- the LOC134666218 gene encoding histidine-rich glycoprotein-like, which produces MVQNQKATFVHLTCFTCLQIIFVAVTVTVAAAQYQQQHNQEHGHAYSSQSIVLHQTHHNHGHEQHKHEYHEPAHIVSYHQPAYIESHHAVSSQNIQRHDVPGKAPEGHHDYYAHPKYEFEYKVEDPHTGDKKSQHEARDGDLVKGYYSLHEADGTVRIVHYTADKHSGFNAEVKREGHAQHAAPKYHHH; this is translated from the exons CCTTTGTTCATTTAACATGTTTTACTTGTTTGCAGATCATCTTTGTCGCCGTTACAGTTACCGTAGCTGCCGCCCAATATCAGCAGCAACACAACCAAGAGCATGGGCATGCGTATTCATCACAGAGCATCGTTTTACACCAGACTCATCATAATCATGGGCACGAACAACACAAGCATGAATACCACGAGCCGGCGCATATAGTGTCCTACCACCAACCCGCCTATATTGAATCTCACCATGCAGTCTCCTCGCAAAACATCCAGCGCCACGACGTGCCCGGCAAGGCGCCCGAAGGCCACCACGACTACTACGCGCACCCTAAATACGAGTTCGAGTACAAGGTGGAGGACCCGCACACCGGCGACAAGAAGTCCCAGCACGAGGCCCGCGACGGCGACCTCGTGAAGGGCTACTACAGCCTGCACGAGGCCGACGGCACTGTCAGGATTGTGCACTATACCGCCGATAAGCATAGCGG GTTCAATGCTGAGGTCAAGCGCGAAGGTCACGCGCAACACGCTGCACCCAAATACCACcatcattaa
- the LOC134665936 gene encoding larval cuticle protein A1A-like translates to MYQCELTKQTAMFSKILALCAFVAAAQAGLIAEPHYSHAGAVSSQSIVRHDEQPHHSAKLIAAPVAYHAAPAPIAYHAAPAPVAYHAAPAQAHYSSAGAVSSQSIVRHDEQSHHGTKLIAAPVAKVAVAAPISYHAAPAHYAASPVHYAAPIAKVLAPAPKLIVSAHHQEEEYAHPKYEYSYSVADGHTGDNKSQHESRDGDAVHGEYSLLEADGSVRKVQYSADDHNGFNAVVSHSAPAHAAHH, encoded by the exons ATGTATCAGTGTGAACTCACTAAACAAACAGCAATGTTCTCCAAA ATACTCGCTTTGTGCGCCTTTGTGGCGGCAGCCCAGGCTGGCCTTATTGCTGAGCCCCACTACTCCCACGCTGGTGCCGTCTCATCTCAAAGCATCGTGCGTCACGATGAGCAGCCCCATCACTCCGCTAAGCTGATCGCCGCCCCCGTCGCCTACCACGCCGCTCCCGCTCCCATCGCCTACCACGCCGCTCCCGCCCCCGTCGCTTACCATGCTGCTCCTGCCCAGGCTCACTACTCCTCTGCCGGTGCTGTGTCCTCCCAGAGCATCGTCCGCCACGACGAGCAGTCCCATCATGGCACCAAGCTGATCGCCGCTCCCGTCGCTAAAGTCGCCGTGGCTGCCCCCATCTCCTACCACGCCGCGCCCGCACACTACGCTGCCAGCCCCGTCCACTACGCCGCCCCTATCGCCAAGGTGCTCGCGCCCGCCCCCAAGCTGATCGTCTCCGCCCACCATCAAGAGGAGGAATAC gctcaccccaaatacgagtaCTCTTACTCCGTGGCTGATGGACACACCGGCGACAACAAGTCGCAGCACGAGTCCCGCGACGGCGACGCCGTGCACGGCGAGTACTCGCTGCTGGAGGCCGACGGCTCCGTGCGCAAGGTGCAGTACTCCGCCGACGACCACAACGGGTTCAACGCGGTGGTGAGCCACTCCGCGCCCGCGCACGCCGCGCACCACTAA
- the LOC134665937 gene encoding cuticle protein 21-like, whose protein sequence is MFSKILALCAFVAAAQAGLIAEPHYAHAGAVSSQSIVRHDEQPSHSAKLIAAPVAYHAAPAPIAYHAAPAPVAYHAAPAQAHYSSAGAVSSQSIVRHDEQSHHGTKLIAAPVAKVAVAAPISYHAAPAHYAASPVHYAAPIAKVLAPAPKLIVSAHHQEEEYAHPQYEYSYSVADGHTGDNKSQHESRDGDAVHGEYSLLEADGSVRKVQYSADDHNGFNAVVSHSAPAHH, encoded by the exons ATGTTCTCCAAA atCCTCGCTTTGTGCGCGTTTGTGGCGGCAGCCCAGGCTGGCCTTATTGCCGAGCCCCACTACGCCCACGCTGGTGCCGTCTCATCTCAAAGCATTGTGCGTCACGATGAGCAGCCCAGTCACTCTGCCAAGCTGATCGCCGCCCCCGTCGCCTACCACGCCGCTCCCGCTCCCATCGCCTACCACGCCGCTCCCGCCCCCGTCGCTTACCACGCTGCTCCTGCCCAGGCTCACTACTCCTCTGCCGGTGCTGTGTCCTCCCAAAGCATCGTCCGCCACGACGAGCAGTCCCATCATGGCACCAAGCTGATCGCCGCTCCCGTCGCTAAAGTCGCCGTGGCTGCCCCCATCTCCTACCACGCCGCGCCCGCACACTACGCTGCCAGCCCCGTCCACTACGCCGCCCCCATCGCCAAGGTGCTCGCGCCCGCCCCCAAGCTGATCGTGTCTGCCCATCATCAAGAGGAGGAATAC gcCCACCCTCAATACGAGTACTCTTACTCCGTGGCTGATGGACACACCGGCGACAACAAGTCCCAGCACGAGTCCCGCGACGGCGACGCCGTGCACGGCGAGTACTCGCTGCTGGAGGCCGACGGCTCCGTGCGCAAGGTGCAGTACTCCGCCGACGACCACAACGGGTTCAACGCGGTGGTGAGCCACTCCGCGCCCGCGCACCACTAA
- the LOC134666219 gene encoding uncharacterized protein LOC134666219, whose translation MLRWSGGVTRLDKVRKEHIRGTFKVTPIPEKLQECRLRWYGHVMRRDDDYVMKRALYLLEKERGRGRPPTTWWTSMTSLLKKEELPNPTTLDTMSWRRKIRRADPT comes from the coding sequence ATGCTTCGATGGTCGGGAGGGGTTACCAGGCTTGATAAAGTCAGAAAAGAACACATACGTGGAACCTTCAAGGTAACCCCCATCCCCGAAAAACTACAGGAATGTCGTCTGCGGTGGTACGGACATGTCATGCGCAGGGATGATGACTATGTGATGAAGAGAGCGCTATACCTGCTGGAAAAAGAAAGAGGTAGAGGCCGGCCCCCAACGACATGGTGGACCAGCATGACCAGCCTATTAAAGAAGGAGGAGCTTCCTAATCCGACAACCCTAGACACAATGTCATGGCGCAGAAAAataaggagagccgaccccaccTAA
- the LOC134665935 gene encoding uncharacterized protein LOC134665935 has protein sequence MFKITVVLGALLIVFVVESTSQRIILPTYRPLYRPTLKPIIPNIILPIYRPPRRDPNLLRYARAADDTTPSETVIPNLASLHNVKSSDSIVPDTHQQQYREISHRSARSVDSPDAKRGGGSPKTSGSRDNGPPHPDYNRRNARDIKLPGLLNTHQPKSIFPRPSIPGPVTRTPILARTARDIQIPEIKKPTHRDVIIPNWNPHVKSNPWDSLGGRRHRRSLDVTEEIIDNNAYEAHSRLRRSPKKKPRRVVIIIIRKKKH, from the coding sequence atgtttaaaataactgtCGTATTAGGAGCTCTTCTAATTGTGTTTGTTGTCGAATCAACCAGTCAAAGGATAATTCTACCTACATATAGACCACTGTATCGTCCTACTCTTAAACCGATTATACCCAATATTATACTTCCGATATACCGGCCACCACGGCGAGACCCGAATCTACTTCGCTATGCCAGAGCAGCAGATGATACAACGCCGTCAGAAACCGTTATTCCAAATCTTGCATCCTTACATAATGTGAAATCCAGTGATTCAATTGTGCCAGATACCCACCAGCAACAGTATCGAGAAATTAGCCATCGAAGCGCTCGCAGCGTTGATTCACCCGACGCCAAGCGAGGTGGAGGCAGTCCCAAGACATCTGGCAGCAGGGACAATGGTCCACCACACCCGGACTACAACAGACGCAATGCAAGGGATATAAAACTTCCTGGACTTCTGAATACTCATCAACCAAAGTCTATCTTCCCGCGTCCTAGCATCCCAGGACCAGTTACGCGTACTCCTATATTAGCGAGGACAGCGCGCGATATTCAAATCCCTGAAATAAAGAAACCAACACATCGAGATGTAATCATTCCAAACTGGAATCCTCATGTCAAAAGTAACCCCTGGGATAGTCTTGGCGGTAGACGTCATAGAAGAAGTCTAGACGTTACAGAAGAGATAATAGATAACAATGCGTACGAAGCTCACTCGCGTCTGAGGAGGAGTCCAAAAAAGAAACCTCGCCGTGTTGTGATTATAATAATTCGTAAAAAGAAACATTAA
- the LOC134666220 gene encoding uncharacterized protein LOC134666220, which yields MFFKVILILLFQLQLVALCAFVTVSQAGLLPEPHYSHAEAVSSQSIVRHDEQPHHSAKLIAAPVAKLAVAAPVAYHAAPAPVVYHHAAPAPVAYHAAPAVHYAAPIAKVVAHHEEEIAYPKYEYTYSVADGHTGDNKSQQETRDGDVVKGSYSFHEADGSIRTVEYTADDHHGFNAVVHNTAPTHAPAVLKAAPVLVKAAPVYYHHYLVVVVDGRSFDKDGSGLEDGGRVRGGGVVHHRVEAVVVVSGVLHGADGAVSLVEGVGALHDISVAGLLLGLVVAGVAVSHGVSVLVFGVFLKVTYDFFLVVSDSFSDGGSIVDGGSSVVGDGSRSSVVVDNGSGGGVVGDGGGDSQLGDGSGNQLGGVMGLFIRIKINMFSKIVALCAFAAVAQAGLLVEPHYSSAAAVSSQSIVRHDQPQLAHKLVSAPVAYHAAPAHVAYHAAPAPVTYHAAPAPIAYHAAPTAVHYAAPIAKVVAHHEEEIAHPKYEYTYSVADGHTGDNKSQQETRDGDVVKGSYSFHEADGSIRTVEYSADDHHGFNAVVHNTAPTHAPAVLKAAPVLVKAAPVYAAPTYYHH from the exons ATGTTCTTCAAAGTAA TTTTGATATTATTGTTTCAATTACAGTTAGTGGCCCTTTGTGCGTTCGTGACGGTTTCCCAGGCTGGTCTCTTGCCTGAGCCCCACTACTCCCACGCCGAAGCCGTCTCATCCCAAAGCATCGTGCGTCACGATGAACAGCCCCATCACTCCGCCAAGTTGATTGCTGCTCCCGTCGCCAAGCTGGCTGTCGCCGCCCCCGTCGCCTACCACGCCGCCCCCGCTCCCGTCGTCTACCACCACGCTGCTCCGGCTCCCGTCGCCTACCACGCTGCTCCCGCCGTCCACTACGCCGCCCCCATTGCTAAAGTTGTCGCTCACCACGAGGAAGAAATC gCGTACCCCAAATACGAGTACACTTACTCGGTGGCTGACGGCCACACCGGAGACAACAAGTCCCAGCAGGAGACCCGCGACGGAGATGTCGTGAAGGGCTCTTACTCCTTCCACGAGGCTGACGGCTCCATACGCACCGTTGAGTACACCGCTGACGACCACCACGGCTTCAACGCGGTGGTGCACAACACCGCCCCCACGCACGCGCCCGCCGTCCTCAAGGCCGCTCCCGTCCTTGTCAAGGCTGCGCCCGTCTACTACCACCACTA TTTAGTGGTGGTAGTAGACGGGCGCAGCTTTGACAAGGACGGGAGCGGCCTTGAGGACGGCGGGCGCGTGCGTGGGGGCGGTGTTGTGCACCACCGCGTTGAAGCCGTGGTGGTCGTCAGCGGAGTACTCCACGGTGCGGATGGAGCCGTCAGCCTCGTGGAAGGAGTAGGAGCCCTTCACGACATCTCCGTCGCGGGTCTCCTGCTGGGACTTGTTGTCGCCGGTGTGGCCGTCAGCCACGGAGTAAGTGTACTCGTATTTGGGGTATTcct TAAAGTAACTTACGATTTCTTCCTCGTGGTGAGCGACAGCTTTAGCGATGGGGGCAGCATAGTGGACGGCGGGAGCAGCGTGGTAGGCGACGGGAGCCGGAGCAGCGTGGTGGTAGACAACGGCAGCGGGGGCGGCGTGGTAGGCGACGGGGGCGGCGACAGCCAGCTTGGCGACGGGAGCGGCAATCAACTTGGCGGAGTGATGGGGCTGTTCATC CGTATCAAAATCAATATGTTCTCcaaa ATCGTAGCCCTTTGCGCCTTCGCGGCTGTAGCCCAGGCCGGTCTCCTGGTTGAGCCGCACTACTCCTCGGCCGCCGCGGTCTCCTCACAGAGCATCGTGCGCCACGACCAGCCCCAGCTGGCCCACAAGCTGGTGTCTGCCCCCGTCGCCTACCACGCCGCTCCCGCTCACGTCGCCTACCACGCCGCTCCCGCTCCCGTGACCTACCACGCTGCTCCAGCCCCCATCGCCTACCATGCTGCGCCTACCGCTGTTCACTACGCCGCCCCTATCGCTAAAGTTGTTGCCCACCACGAAGAAGAAATT gctcaccccaaatacgagtaCACTTACTCCGTGGCTGACGGCCACACCGGCGACAACAAGTCCCAGCAGGAGACCCGCGACGGAGATGTCGTGAAGGGCTCTTACTCTTTCCACGAGGCTGACGGCTCCATCCGCACCGTGGAGTACTCCGCTGACGACCACCACGGCTTCAACGCGGTGGTGCACAACACCGCCCCCACGCACGCGCCCGCCGTCCTCAAGGCCGCTCCCGTCCTTGTCAAGGCTGCGCCCGTCTACGCCGCTCCCACTTACTACCACCACTAA
- the LOC134665941 gene encoding cuticle protein 8-like, giving the protein MFSKIVALCAFVAVSQAGLLPEPHYSHAEAVSSQSIVRHDEQPHHSAKLIAAPVAKLAVAAPVAYHAAPAAVVYHHAAPAPVAYHAAPAVHYAAPIAKAVAHHEEEIEYPKYEYTYSVADGHTGDNKSQQETRDGDVVKGSYSFHEADGSIRTVEYSADDHHGFNAVVHNTAPTHAPAVLKAAPVLVKAAPVYYHH; this is encoded by the exons ATGTTCTCCAAA ATCGTAGCTCTTTGCGCGTTCGTGGCGGTTTCCCAGGCTGGTCTCTTGCCTGAGCCCCACTACTCCCACGCCGAAGCCGTCTCATCCCAAAGCATCGTGCGTCACGATGAACAGCCCCATCACTCCGCCAAGTTGATTGCCGCTCCCGTCGCCAAGCTGGCTGTCGCCGCCCCCGTCGCCTACCACGCCGCCCCCGCTGCCGTTGTCTACCACCACGCTGCTCCGGCTCCCGTCGCCTACCACGCTGCTCCCGCCGTCCACTATGCTGCCCCCATCGCTAAAGCTGTCGCTCACCACGAGGAAGAAATC gAATACCCCAAATACGAGTACACTTACTCCGTGGCTGACGGCCACACCGGCGACAACAAGTCCCAGCAGGAGACCCGCGACGGAGATGTCGTGAAGGGCTCCTACTCCTTCCACGAGGCTGACGGCTCCATCCGCACCGTGGAGTACTCCGCTGACGACCACCACGGCTTCAACGCGGTGGTGCACAACACCGCCCCCACGCACGCGCCCGCCGTCCTCAAGGCCGCTCCCGTCCTTGTCAAAGCTGCGCCCGTCTACTACCACCACTAA
- the LOC134665944 gene encoding cuticle protein 8-like, with the protein MFSEIVALCAFAAVAQAGLLVEPHYSSAAAVSSQSIVRHDQPQLAHKLVAAPVAYQAAPAHVAYHAAPAPVTYHAAPAPIAYHTAPAGIHYAAPVAKVVAHQEEEIAHPKYEYTYSVADGHTGDNKSQQETRDGDVVKGSYSFHEADGSIRTVEYSADDHHGFNAVVHNTAPTQAPVVVKAAPVYATPAYYHH; encoded by the exons ATGTTCTCCGAA ATCGTCGCTTTGTGCGCCTTCGCGGCAGTAGCCCAGGCCGGTCTCCTGGTTGAGCCGCACTACTCCTCGGCCGCCGCCGTCTCTTCGCAGAGCATCGTGCGCCACGACCAGCCCCAGCTGGCCCACAAGCTGGTGGCTGCCCCCGTCGCCTACCAGGCCGCTCCCGCTCACGTCGCCTACCACGCCGCTCCCGCCCCCGTAACCTACCACGCCGCTCCCGCCCCCATCGCCTACCATACTGCTCCTGCCGGTATTCATTACGCCGCCCCCGTCGCCAAAGTTGTTGCCCACCAGGAGGAAGAAATT gctcaccccaaatacgagtaCACTTACTCCGTGGCTGACGGCCACACCGGCGACAACAAGTCCCAGCAGGAGACCCGCGACGGAGATGTCGTGAAGGGCTCTTACTCCTTCCACGAGGCTGACGGCTCCATCCGTACCGTGGAGTACTCCGCTGACGACCACCACGGCTTCAACGCGGTGGTGCACAACACCGCCCCCACGCAAGCCCCGGTCGTGGTCAAGGCCGCTCCCGTCTATGCCACTCCCGCCTACTACCACCACTAA